The genome window AGCGGGCAAGGCTGGGATATCACCAGCTCAAGGCCACAACCACACACAATTCATCCGTTCGGTCTGCCTACCTTGAGGGTTTTGTGAGTCTGTGGCGGGGTCTTCTCTTTTCTGACCTACGAGGTGTGTAGGTGGAGATGTGGAGGGGAGTGAGTGTCGTTCATGCCTATCCGAGCCAGACTACACATGTGCAGAGTACCTAGATTGATGTGATGGAACAAGCCTTCTAGAAAACCACTAGATACTTGTACACGCAGGAGAAGATGTCCAttgtggatgaggtggaggtgaagtTAAAGGTCCAAGACATGGATGGCATGCGGCTCATGAAAAACCGGGGCTGTGTTGTCGCCATTTAAGGCTGGCAGTGGAGCTACCGAGGAAGCTTTCCCACAGCTTCCGTTCATTGCTGACTTCTTCGTCGGATAGCAGTGCCAAATGGCCATGTCACAGCCAATCAGACATTTTGGACATCCCGAAACCCTGTGCGTCAAGgcgtggtgctggtggtctGGATGACTGGCCCAGACGAGCTGAGATCTGGAGGAAGCAGTGAGAGCGACAGGGATGAAAGGGCAGGGATCAGACCTTGCCGTGTGCTGTTGTgctgtggttgctgttgctctCAGCAGCTGTGGGGGAAAACAAAAGCCTCGGGCCATGGGAAGAACAACCAATCAGCGGCGTCCCCTGTGGTCTGCATTCAGGTCCCCACACGCCTGTCTCGAAGGGCGGGCCCCTGTCGCGACGCCCGTCGATGGGGGGAGAGCTCATCTGCTCCCCCCCAGCGCCCCAATCCGATCCAAAAAACCAGCCTCCCCGTTTCCCGAGCTGGTGCAAGCCGAGATTTCGCGACGACGGCCATCTCTCCTCGATCCTCTTCACCGTACCTTTCCTGCATCACACTGGTGAGTTGTTCTTTTTGCCCACCCCAGGGCATTTGTCATTTCCAAGCCCAATTGGCtttctcctccagctgcaACGCGCCTCCGTTTTCGTTTGACTTGCAGCCGTCGTCATCGGGATTCGAGACCCGCCCTGTTGCCCCCGTACTCTCTCCACTGTTGTAAACAAAGCGTTGACCTGGGCACAAGGTAGACAGACCGCCGACACCGAACTGTGCGCCGCCGCTGCGACACCGAACGAGTTATACATATAGCTAGATGCCGATTTGACCGCGCCGACCATGTCGTCCATCAAGATTGAGCGGGACACCGTTCAGCAGACCATCACCGATGCCGCCAAGAGCTTGAGCAAGAAGGATGTTGGCTTCGTGGGcagcaccgccgccgccatcgccgaggCTGCCCACGGCGACCTTCCCGGCACCACTGGAAAACATCCCATCTCGGCCGTCGTCGGTACTGCCCTCACCGGCGGCAGAAAGAATGCCGGGACAAAGGGTTACCTCGCTGCCTACCTCCGCCAACTAGAGACCAACCCTCTGCGGACCAAGATGCTCACGGCCGGCACGCTCGCTGGCGCTCAGGAGTTGATCGCATCGTGGCTGGCTAAGGACCGCAACAAGCATGGCAACTACTTCACATCCCGCGTGCCCAAGATGGCCACCTATGGCGCACTTGTCAGCGCTCCCCTCGGCCACTTTTTGATCTGGCTCTTGCAGAAGACCTTCAGCGGCCGTACCAGCCTGCGTGCCAAGATCTTGCAGATTCTCGTCAGCAATTTGATTGTAGGTCTCCTATGTCACGGCTATGTTGAATCAGGCCATGATGTGCTAACCACTGTTGTTTCTTCAAGATTGCCCCCATCCAAAACACCGTCTACCTCGTCGCCATGGCCTTGATCGCGGGTGCCAAGAACTTCCACCAAGTAAAGGCCACGGTCAAGGTTGGTTTCTGGAAGGTGATGAAGGTGAGCTGGATCACCTCGCCTCTTTGCCTGGCCTTTGCCCAGAAGTTCCTGCCCGAGCACACATGGttgcccttcttcaaccttgTGTCCTTCATCATCGGCACctacatcaacaccatcaccaagaagaagcgctTGGCGGCCCTCCGCAAGAAGCACTTTGGTGAGGGCCGCGCTCCCGGCCCCAGCGGTGCCCCCTCGACTCTGGGCCGCCCTGAGGATTACCCCCCTCTCggccccaaccccccttacTAAATTTTGGGGGTTCCATAATAAAGCGATCGAGGGAACCGTGATGTGCCTGCCAAAGAGGAAAACGTGTGACCGCTTCTCTCGTGTATCTCTGGAATATGTCTGAataaaagggggaagggacACATGTCTAATGTCAGTGGGGCGGAAAGAT of Podospora pseudopauciseta strain CBS 411.78 chromosome 7 map unlocalized CBS411.78m_7, whole genome shotgun sequence contains these proteins:
- a CDS encoding uncharacterized protein (COG:S; EggNog:ENOG503NWCV); translation: MSSIKIERDTVQQTITDAAKSLSKKDVGFVGSTAAAIAEAAHGDLPGTTGKHPISAVVGTALTGGRKNAGTKGYLAAYLRQLETNPLRTKMLTAGTLAGAQELIASWLAKDRNKHGNYFTSRVPKMATYGALVSAPLGHFLIWLLQKTFSGRTSLRAKILQILVSNLIIAPIQNTVYLVAMALIAGAKNFHQVKATVKVGFWKVMKVSWITSPLCLAFAQKFLPEHTWLPFFNLVSFIIGTYINTITKKKRLAALRKKHFGEGRAPGPSGAPSTLGRPEDYPPLGPNPPY